Proteins encoded within one genomic window of candidate division TA06 bacterium:
- a CDS encoding type II toxin-antitoxin system VapC family toxin, translating into MVLDACALIAFLKEEDGAETVEHLLRQAEAGKIDILMHSINLLEIYYGVYRADGPVRAETLMEAISRLPVTVIDALAGRLLKEAGRIKASHVVSLADSVAVALAIARNAELVTSDRHEFGIVEKKEAVRFYWIR; encoded by the coding sequence ATTGTTCTTGACGCCTGCGCCCTGATAGCCTTTTTAAAAGAAGAAGACGGCGCGGAGACAGTTGAGCATTTGCTGCGCCAGGCAGAGGCCGGGAAAATAGACATTTTGATGCATTCAATCAATCTGCTGGAGATCTACTACGGCGTCTACCGGGCGGACGGGCCGGTCCGGGCTGAAACCTTGATGGAAGCAATATCAAGATTGCCGGTTACAGTTATCGATGCCCTTGCCGGAAGGCTGCTCAAAGAAGCTGGAAGGATCAAGGCCAGCCATGTCGTTTCACTGGCCGACTCCGTTGCTGTCGCACTGGCCATTGCCCGCAATGCCGAACTGGTTACTTCCGATCGCCACGAATTCGGGATTGTCGAAAAGAAAGAGGCGGTAAGGTTTTATTGGATCCGGTAG
- the tnpA gene encoding IS200/IS605 family transposase, whose product MPHSYSKIWVHLVWSTKDRPPYLTKDIKNKVIFHIKEKAKTEGIYVDTVNGVEDHVHCLIDLGLKRSIADTVNLLKGESSHWVNEQALMKFHFNWQIGYGAFSLGESQLDTVRHYILNQEEHHKVKTFVEEFDELLKTYKVAHDDKRP is encoded by the coding sequence ATGCCTCACTCGTATTCCAAAATATGGGTACATCTGGTCTGGAGCACCAAAGACCGCCCGCCCTACCTTACGAAAGATATAAAGAACAAGGTGATCTTCCATATCAAGGAAAAAGCTAAAACCGAAGGGATATATGTTGATACCGTCAACGGCGTGGAAGATCATGTCCATTGTCTTATCGATCTCGGATTGAAACGCAGCATAGCGGATACGGTAAACCTGTTGAAAGGCGAATCGTCTCATTGGGTCAATGAACAGGCCTTAATGAAATTTCATTTCAATTGGCAAATTGGGTATGGCGCGTTTTCTTTGGGCGAATCACAATTGGATACTGTCCGGCATTATATCCTGAACCAGGAGGAACACCATAAGGTAAAAACGTTTGTGGAAGAGTTCGACGAATTGTTAAAAACATACAAGGTGGCCCATGATGACAAAAGGCCGTGA
- a CDS encoding FAD-dependent oxidoreductase — MSEIKIQLNGKEVICDSSQTILQVAEQQGLDIPNMCHDKKLEPFGSCWVCLVEVKGARGFVPSCATKVYDGMTVEIDNQKIKAARQLALELLLSNHYGDCIAPCQAACPAGCDVQGYTALLANGMEAEAIKLIKDTLPLPASLGRVCPHPCETECRRNLVEEPVSICYLKRRAADFDLNSGKPYLPKVAPDTGKKVAVVGAGPAGLSAAYYLRQKGHQVTIFEALPKPGGWLRYGIPNYRLPKEVLDQEIKTITDLGIEIKCEQTLNKDFTIESLRKSYDAVFLGFGAHASTRMGVEGEQSDGVWDGIGFLKKLALGQEIKIGKTVAVIGGGNTAIDAARTSLRLGAEEVSIVYRRSEKEMPANPFEIEEARHEGVKFKFLTAPSRVIACTQTEAGGLICQKMELGEPDASGRRRPVPQAGSDYKVEAETIIAAIGQAPDLSVLGPNHGVETTKWSTIKTDERTGATNVTGLFAAGDLVTGAATVVEAIGGAHRAAEAIHSYLTTGQALKPVKNFNITKGKINEVPKELFAHIPKAVKAQMPMLPIAQRRNFEEVEKGFVSTVAAEEAQRCLECGCADVVECKLRDYATQYEASVKRFMGEVKKHPIDESHPFLARDQSKCILCGRCVRMCLEVVGASALGFVYRGFGTIVAPSLEKPFPESSCVSCGACIETCPVGALAERPRHLKPAPWEMPKTSSVCTFCGVGCGMEIHTKDSKAVKVTGFQESPTSQGSLCFKGKFGFELIHSPERLTSPLVKQGKTLVPVEWKKAFNLVNGDIDSIVKKHGPEAVAVLASGRTSLEEAEGLRSWAAKKGVSKFSSLAYIGGRALDQLEKTLGGLNGKSYANLGKAQAVLLIGSDPYSQHPVFGQILRQAAKKDVLARQSNPTSQLFQHAGVPVYILSEKTGPLVEIAAGQFTVKAGGISSALNGALKSLPGNSNLAGFAQYKKGLAKITGSAVLKESGLKKSELEQLSQVLSRNKNLLIAFNAELIDGETAKAIGNFLLLNETPENFIALRAKANLNGVDQFVTVPADEIIKQMEQGIIKAAVLWNEDPLGSLPEGKKLAKAFSKLEKLVVADLFLTGTAKTADIALPTCAFAEQDGSFINSEGRLQHFKQAVQPVCGMTSKQIISELGGTALPGMPAEKKGARQFLAPELKKTKPVKEGFCGDVLEKMVWELKKKEGLLKE, encoded by the coding sequence ATGTCCGAAATAAAGATACAGCTCAACGGCAAAGAAGTTATCTGTGATTCCAGCCAGACAATTTTACAGGTGGCCGAGCAGCAGGGTCTGGACATTCCCAACATGTGCCACGACAAGAAGCTAGAGCCGTTCGGTTCCTGCTGGGTCTGCCTGGTGGAGGTGAAAGGGGCCCGGGGCTTCGTGCCCTCCTGCGCCACCAAGGTCTACGACGGGATGACGGTGGAGATAGACAACCAAAAGATTAAGGCCGCCCGGCAACTGGCGCTGGAACTGCTGCTCTCCAACCATTACGGCGACTGCATCGCGCCCTGCCAGGCCGCCTGCCCGGCCGGCTGCGACGTCCAGGGTTACACCGCGCTTTTAGCCAACGGAATGGAGGCCGAGGCCATCAAGCTGATCAAGGACACCCTGCCGCTGCCGGCCAGCCTGGGCCGGGTCTGCCCCCATCCCTGCGAGACCGAGTGCCGCCGCAACCTGGTGGAAGAGCCGGTGTCCATCTGTTACCTCAAGCGCCGGGCCGCCGACTTCGACCTCAACTCCGGAAAACCCTACCTTCCCAAGGTCGCTCCCGACACCGGCAAGAAAGTGGCGGTGGTGGGAGCCGGACCGGCCGGCTTAAGCGCCGCCTATTACCTGAGGCAAAAAGGCCACCAGGTCACGATATTCGAGGCCCTGCCCAAGCCGGGCGGCTGGCTGCGCTACGGAATTCCTAACTACCGTTTGCCTAAGGAGGTTTTGGACCAGGAGATCAAGACCATCACCGACCTGGGGATCGAGATAAAATGCGAGCAGACCCTGAATAAGGATTTTACCATTGAGTCCTTAAGGAAATCATACGACGCCGTCTTCCTGGGCTTCGGGGCCCACGCCTCCACCAGGATGGGAGTGGAAGGCGAACAGTCGGACGGGGTCTGGGATGGAATAGGGTTCTTAAAGAAACTGGCCCTGGGCCAGGAGATCAAGATCGGCAAAACCGTGGCGGTAATCGGCGGCGGCAATACCGCCATAGACGCGGCCCGGACCTCGCTGCGGCTGGGGGCCGAGGAGGTAAGCATAGTCTACCGGCGCTCGGAAAAAGAGATGCCGGCCAATCCCTTCGAGATAGAGGAGGCCCGGCACGAGGGGGTCAAGTTCAAGTTTTTAACCGCGCCCAGCCGGGTGATCGCTTGCACCCAGACCGAAGCCGGGGGGCTGATCTGCCAGAAGATGGAGCTGGGCGAGCCCGACGCCTCGGGCCGGCGCCGTCCGGTGCCCCAGGCTGGCTCGGACTACAAGGTGGAGGCCGAAACCATCATCGCGGCCATCGGCCAGGCCCCGGATCTCTCTGTGCTGGGGCCGAACCACGGGGTGGAGACCACCAAGTGGTCCACCATCAAGACCGACGAGCGGACCGGGGCCACCAATGTGACGGGCCTGTTCGCGGCCGGCGACCTGGTGACCGGAGCAGCCACGGTGGTGGAGGCCATCGGCGGGGCCCACCGGGCGGCCGAAGCCATCCACTCATATTTAACCACCGGCCAGGCTCTAAAACCGGTCAAGAACTTCAACATCACCAAGGGCAAGATCAACGAAGTGCCCAAGGAGCTTTTCGCCCACATTCCCAAGGCGGTCAAGGCCCAAATGCCGATGCTGCCCATCGCCCAGCGCCGCAACTTTGAGGAAGTGGAGAAGGGATTCGTCTCCACCGTGGCCGCGGAAGAGGCCCAGCGCTGCTTAGAGTGCGGCTGCGCCGACGTGGTGGAGTGCAAACTGCGGGATTACGCCACCCAGTACGAGGCTTCGGTCAAGCGCTTCATGGGCGAGGTCAAGAAACACCCCATCGACGAGAGCCATCCCTTTCTGGCGCGGGACCAGAGCAAGTGCATCCTGTGCGGGCGCTGCGTCCGGATGTGCCTGGAGGTGGTCGGGGCCTCGGCCCTGGGCTTCGTTTACCGGGGCTTTGGCACCATCGTGGCCCCGTCCCTGGAAAAACCATTCCCCGAATCCAGCTGCGTGTCCTGCGGAGCCTGCATCGAGACCTGCCCGGTGGGCGCGCTGGCCGAGCGTCCCCGCCACCTGAAACCCGCGCCCTGGGAGATGCCCAAAACCAGTTCGGTCTGCACCTTCTGCGGGGTGGGCTGCGGAATGGAGATCCACACCAAGGACAGCAAGGCGGTCAAGGTCACCGGTTTTCAGGAAAGCCCGACCAGCCAGGGATCATTATGCTTCAAGGGCAAGTTCGGCTTTGAACTGATTCATAGTCCGGAACGACTGACCAGCCCGTTAGTCAAACAGGGCAAGACCTTGGTCCCGGTGGAATGGAAGAAGGCCTTTAACCTGGTGAACGGGGACATAGACTCCATCGTTAAGAAACACGGGCCGGAAGCGGTGGCGGTGCTGGCTTCGGGCCGGACCTCGCTGGAAGAGGCCGAGGGCCTGCGTTCCTGGGCGGCCAAGAAGGGCGTAAGCAAGTTCTCCAGCCTGGCATACATTGGAGGCCGGGCGCTGGATCAATTGGAGAAAACATTAGGCGGGCTGAACGGCAAAAGCTATGCCAATCTGGGAAAGGCCCAGGCCGTGCTGCTTATCGGTTCCGATCCCTACAGCCAGCACCCGGTGTTCGGGCAGATTTTGAGGCAGGCGGCCAAGAAAGACGTGCTTGCACGCCAGAGTAACCCTACAAGTCAGCTGTTTCAGCACGCAGGCGTGCCGGTCTATATCTTATCGGAAAAGACCGGACCGTTGGTCGAGATCGCGGCCGGGCAGTTCACGGTAAAGGCCGGAGGGATATCTTCCGCCCTGAACGGAGCGCTTAAATCTCTGCCCGGCAATTCCAATCTGGCGGGCTTTGCCCAGTATAAAAAGGGTTTGGCCAAAATAACCGGGTCCGCGGTACTCAAGGAAAGCGGGCTGAAGAAGAGCGAACTGGAACAGCTTTCCCAGGTGCTGTCCCGGAATAAGAATCTTTTAATAGCCTTCAACGCCGAGCTGATAGACGGCGAGACCGCCAAGGCCATCGGCAACTTCCTGCTTTTGAACGAAACCCCGGAAAACTTCATCGCCTTAAGGGCCAAGGCCAATCTGAACGGGGTGGACCAGTTCGTTACCGTTCCGGCGGACGAAATCATCAAACAAATGGAACAAGGAATAATCAAGGCCGCGGTGCTGTGGAACGAAGATCCCTTGGGTTCACTTCCCGAAGGCAAAAAACTGGCCAAGGCGTTTTCCAAGCTGGAGAAGTTAGTAGTTGCCGACCTGTTCCTGACCGGGACCGCCAAGACAGCCGACATAGCGCTGCCCACCTGCGCCTTTGCCGAACAGGACGGCAGTTTCATCAATTCCGAGGGGCGGCTGCAGCACTTCAAGCAGGCGGTTCAGCCGGTCTGCGGAATGACCTCCAAGCAGATCATCTCCGAACTGGGCGGGACGGCCCTGCCGGGCATGCCGGCCGAGAAGAAGGGGGCCAGGCAGTTCCTGGCGCCGGAGCTCAAGAAGACCAAGCCGGTCAAGGAAGGATTCTGCGGCGATGTGCTGGAGAAGATGGTCTGGGAGTTGAAGAAGAAAGAGGGGCTGCTGAAAGAGTAG